A window from Cydia strobilella chromosome 9, ilCydStro3.1, whole genome shotgun sequence encodes these proteins:
- the LOC134743964 gene encoding uncharacterized protein LOC134743964, translating to MESRVFVLVLLAMQIVISRQSPDSEGKAVKVRKSTSDISKHYPPGSESKRWESLPGHREILRRKVLITINGKPAFMTSSALSVLVYCFIQPSGHLTPLRPDDMDTDGVVSVAVGPPPVRPKFDRSKAIRSKNIVNNNTLTTRAPSNNAVNFVKDILTQLGREFLTHQVNEDFVFGQYIGISMKNLTSDLKVKMQHDILDIIVKYQRLNSGEITKEDIKSKEEDKNKGPKYDKTEKKTTNHETEEPWPDFSNLAKIVG from the exons ATGGAATCAAGAGTGTTTGTTCTGGTGCTACTGGCTATGCAGATTGTGATATCT AGGCAGAGTCCAGATTCAGAAGGAAAGGCAGTAAAAGTTCGGAAATCGACCTCTGATATTTCCAAACATTATCCGCCTGGCTCTGAAAGCAAAAGATGGGAATCCCTGCCGGGACATCGAGAAATACTACGAAGAAAGGTACTTATTACGATTAACGGAAAACCAGCGTTCATGACCAGTTCTGCATTATCAGTGCTTG tttattgttttattcagCCATCTGGACACTTAACACCACTTAGACCGGATGACATGGACACAGACGGAGTAGTCTCAGTTGCAGTCGGACCCCCGCCTGTAAGACCTAAATTTGACAGAAGCAAAGCAATACGAAGCAAAAACatagttaataataataccctCACTACAAGAGCACCAAGTAATAATGCTGTCAACTTTGTAAAGGATATCCTCACACAGCTGGGACGAGAGTTCCTGACACATCAAGTGAACGAAGACTTCGTATTTGGACAATACATTGGCATTTCAATGAAAAATTTAACAAgtgatttaaaagtaaaaatgcaaCATGACATTTTAGATATAATAGTTAAGTATCAGAGACTCAACAGCGGTGAGATAACTAAAGAAGATATCAAGTCAAAAGAAGAGGATAAGAACAAAGGTCCGAAATATGATAAAACGGAGAAAAAAACGACAAACCATGAAACAGAAGAACCTTGGCCGGATTTTTCGAACTTAGCAAAAATAGTTGGTTAG